The Oncorhynchus nerka isolate Pitt River linkage group LG12, Oner_Uvic_2.0, whole genome shotgun sequence genome includes a region encoding these proteins:
- the LOC115137973 gene encoding lipid transferase CIDEB yields the protein MESTSSLIKSVTRRVWSLAPAPQRPFRVCSHDRGTRKGVTAATLEELRERVCQALMLCLSSLAVVLVCEEDGTVVDSEDFLVYLPDNTVLMALEPGQTWKPPPGAVLSKGQDPNQSRTGKDIARVTFDLYRQNPKDVFGSLNVKGTFSGRYSVSADFQCLGPKKVLREALRMASTLLQMAGHMLITSANLIKRIIEGAEFWQPQRVETTEYWN from the exons ATGGAGTCAACATCATCATTAATAAA GTCTGTGACGAGGCGGGTGTGGTCGTTGGCCCCGGCCCCCCAGAGACCATTCAGGGTGTGTTCCCATGACAGGGGCACCAGGAAAGGTGTCACAGCAGCTACCCtggaggagctgagagagagg GTGTGTCAGGCCCTGATGCTGTGCCTGTCCAGTCTGGCTGTGGTGCTAGTGTGTGAGGAGGACGGGACAGTGGTGGACTCTGAAGACTTCCTGGTGTATCTGCCCGACAACACTGTCCTCATGGCCCTGGAACCTGGACAGACATGGAAACCTCCTCCG GGTGCAGTGCTCTCCAAAGGCCAGGACCCTAACCAGTCGCGGACAGGAAAAGACATAGCCCGGGTGACCTTTGACCTGTACCGGCAGAACCCCAAGGACGTGTTTGGCTCCCTGAATGTGAAGGGCACCTTCTCAGGCCGGTACTCCGTCAGCGCTGACTTCCAATGTCTGGGGCCCAAAAAAGTCCTCAG agaggcCCTCCGCATggcctccaccctcctccagatGGCAGGTCACATGTTGATCACCTCAGCCAATCTGATCAAGCGGATAATCGAGGGAGCAGAGTTCTGGCAGCCTCAGAGGGTGGAGACCACAGAGTACTGGAACTAA
- the LOC115137971 gene encoding TERF1-interacting nuclear factor 2-like isoform X5: protein MWFWRKRWWKQMWMLNQGVAYSAENVPYLVTLWVINEEKRIGLPILKNPFEISKLVEKVLDIFLSFSSLRLLAPSIRLVSAAMWKVMKQRDVMHYGTLEEFVTSCCETVPGLLTSRHQAKLALGLRSRLILELCSGSDPPDPAVILTQLERIRGPNPSSALKKDVKIETAVTNLRDLVESFLKDPTERELFYKVEFPSEYGPQFDQELEKLLWEFLLRLDQLLPVPNLAQTVSWLTAAPPVLEECAQAASQPQLLRTLLQHQICLGHLDSAEMFTSPVTGDTGCQWIFRG from the exons ATGTGGTTTTGGAGAAAGAGATGGTGGAAGCAGATGTGGATGTTGAATCAAGGAGTAGCGTAcagtgctgagaatgttcctTATCTTGTAACACTATGGGTTATTAATGAGGAGAAGCGGATCGGATTACCAATCTTGAAGAACCCATTTGAGATATCCAAATTGGTGGAGAAAGTGCTGG acatcttcctttccttctcctccCTACGCCTCCTGGCCCCTTCCATCCGGCTGGTCTCTGCTGCCATGTGGAAGGTGATGAAGCAACGAGATGTGATGCATTATGGGACGCTGGAGGAGTTTGTGACATCCTGCTGTGAGACTGTCCCTGGCCTGCTCACATCTAGACACCAGGCCAAGCTGGCTCTGGGGCTGAGATCACGG CTGATCTTAGAGCTGTGCAGTGGCTCAGACCCACCAGATCCAGCGGTTATCCTTACCCAGCTGGAAAGAATCCGTGGCCCCAACCCGTCCTCTGCCCTG AAAAAGGATGTGAAGATTGAAACAGCAGTGACCAACCTCCGGGACCTGGTTGAAAGCTTTCTGAAagaccccacagagagagaactattcTACAAG GTGGAGTTTCCGTCAGAGTATGGGCCTCAGTTTGACCAGGAGCTGGAGAAACTGCTGTGGGAGTTCCTGCTCCGACTGGACCAGCTTCTCCCAGTGCCCAACCTGGCTCAGACGGTGTCGTGGCTCACTGCTGCCCCTCCTGTCCTGGAGGAGTGTGCGCAGGCTGCCTCCCAACCCCAGCTCCTGAGGACCCTGCTCCAGCACCAGATCTGCCTGGGACACCTGGATTCTGCAG AAATGTTCACTTCTCCAGTAACCGGTGACACAGGATGTCAATGGATATTCAGAGGATGA
- the LOC115137971 gene encoding uncharacterized protein LOC115137971 isoform X1 → MWFWRKRWWKQMWMLNQGVAYSAENVPYLVTLWVINEEKRIGLPILKNPFEISKLVEKVLDIFLSFSSLRLLAPSIRLVSAAMWKVMKQRDVMHYGTLEEFVTSCCETVPGLLTSRHQAKLALGLRSRLILELCSGSDPPDPAVILTQLERIRGPNPSSALKKDVKIETAVTNLRDLVESFLKDPTERELFYKVEFPSEYGPQFDQELEKLLWEFLLRLDQLLPVPNLAQTVSWLTAAPPVLEECAQAASQPQLLRTLLQHQICLGHLDSAASLSPCMGDYLLSSLSLPPSGRVQQSVKSRSKPASVSTPSPLSLTPLTDYRQTNLSLPVAPVIGGICNEDHPVMASANKRARTFQGDVVIQSVSRDVEEDAESTERSKYTCVKSREEESEEDGEIMVMRRGRKRRSVRDRGSERVLRRGRGGEFVRDGEEDMTSGRDGETERDLLRDCLVQLGIANLKVPEDHRLYSYITACLLNKPRVLIPRLISTDIPALLKSQPPSCSNRTPTAGEGSFLWGQRPKFTAIMACRLPSTWQRKLSDRSLTLDMGLPASADKENVHFSSNR, encoded by the exons ATGTGGTTTTGGAGAAAGAGATGGTGGAAGCAGATGTGGATGTTGAATCAAGGAGTAGCGTAcagtgctgagaatgttcctTATCTTGTAACACTATGGGTTATTAATGAGGAGAAGCGGATCGGATTACCAATCTTGAAGAACCCATTTGAGATATCCAAATTGGTGGAGAAAGTGCTGG acatcttcctttccttctcctccCTACGCCTCCTGGCCCCTTCCATCCGGCTGGTCTCTGCTGCCATGTGGAAGGTGATGAAGCAACGAGATGTGATGCATTATGGGACGCTGGAGGAGTTTGTGACATCCTGCTGTGAGACTGTCCCTGGCCTGCTCACATCTAGACACCAGGCCAAGCTGGCTCTGGGGCTGAGATCACGG CTGATCTTAGAGCTGTGCAGTGGCTCAGACCCACCAGATCCAGCGGTTATCCTTACCCAGCTGGAAAGAATCCGTGGCCCCAACCCGTCCTCTGCCCTG AAAAAGGATGTGAAGATTGAAACAGCAGTGACCAACCTCCGGGACCTGGTTGAAAGCTTTCTGAAagaccccacagagagagaactattcTACAAG GTGGAGTTTCCGTCAGAGTATGGGCCTCAGTTTGACCAGGAGCTGGAGAAACTGCTGTGGGAGTTCCTGCTCCGACTGGACCAGCTTCTCCCAGTGCCCAACCTGGCTCAGACGGTGTCGTGGCTCACTGCTGCCCCTCCTGTCCTGGAGGAGTGTGCGCAGGCTGCCTCCCAACCCCAGCTCCTGAGGACCCTGCTCCAGCACCAGATCTGCCTGGGACACCTGGATTCTGCAG cttctctctctccgtgtatGGGTGACTACCtcctctcatcactctctctccctccctctggaaGAGTGCAGCAAAGCGTCAAATCAAGATCTAAGCCTGCCTCGGTTTCCACCCCAAGCCCTCTGTCTTTAACCCCATTAACTGATTACAGACAAACAAACTTGTCATTGCCCGTCGCACCTGTGATTGGCGGGATTTGCAACGAAGACCATCCAGTCATGGCTTCAGCCAATAAGAGGGCAAGAACTTTCCAGGGAGACGTTGTTATCCAATCGGTTTCAAGAGATGTGGAGGAGGACGCTGAGTCAACGGAGAGGTCAAAATATACATGTGTCAAAAGCAGAGAAGAGGAATCCGAAGAGGACGGGGAGATCATGGTCatgagaagagggaggaagaggaggagtgtgagagacagagggagtgaaagagtGCTCAGGAGAGGGCGTGGGGGGGAGTTTgttagagatggagaggaggatatgACGAgcggtagagatggagagactgagagagaccttCTTAGGGACTGTTTGGTCCAGTTGGGGATCGCAAACCTCAAGGTTCCGGAAGACCATCGCCTCTATTCTTACATCACAGCCTGTCTGCTCAACAAACCCAGGGTGCTCATCCCCCGACTGATTTCAACAGACATCCCTGCTCTTTTGAAGTCACAACCtccttcctgcagcaacaggacaccAACAGCAGGGGAAGGGAGCTTTCTATGGGGACAGAGGCCCAAGTTCACGGCGATAATGGCATGTCGGCTTCCTTCGACCTGGCAACGGAAGTTGAGTGACAGGTCATTGACCCTAGATATGGGGCTTCCAGCATCAGCTGACAAAGA AAATGTTCACTTCTCCAGTAACCGGTGA
- the LOC115137971 gene encoding uncharacterized protein LOC115137971 isoform X2 — translation MWFWRKRWWKQMWMLNQGVAYSAENVPYLVTLWVINEEKRIGLPILKNPFEISKLVEKVLDIFLSFSSLRLLAPSIRLVSAAMWKVMKQRDVMHYGTLEEFVTSCCETVPGLLTSRHQAKLALGLRSRLILELCSGSDPPDPAVILTQLERIRGPNPSSALKKDVKIETAVTNLRDLVESFLKDPTERELFYKVEFPSEYGPQFDQELEKLLWEFLLRLDQLLPVPNLAQTVSWLTAAPPVLEECAQAASQPQLLRTLLQHQICLGHLDSAASLSPCMGDYLLSSLSLPPSGRVQQSVKSRSKPASVSTPSPLSLTPLTDYRQTNLSLPVAPVIGGICNEDHPVMASANKRARTFQGDVVIQSVSRDVEEDAESTERSKYTCVKSREEESEEDGEIMVMRRGRKRRSVRDRGSERVLRRGRGGEFVRDGEEDMTSGRDGETERDLLRDCLVQLGIANLKVPEDHRLYSYITACLLNKPRVLIPRLISTDIPALLKSQPPSCSNRTPTAGEGSFLWGQRPKFTAIMACRLPSTWQRKLSDRSLTLDMGLPASADKE, via the exons ATGTGGTTTTGGAGAAAGAGATGGTGGAAGCAGATGTGGATGTTGAATCAAGGAGTAGCGTAcagtgctgagaatgttcctTATCTTGTAACACTATGGGTTATTAATGAGGAGAAGCGGATCGGATTACCAATCTTGAAGAACCCATTTGAGATATCCAAATTGGTGGAGAAAGTGCTGG acatcttcctttccttctcctccCTACGCCTCCTGGCCCCTTCCATCCGGCTGGTCTCTGCTGCCATGTGGAAGGTGATGAAGCAACGAGATGTGATGCATTATGGGACGCTGGAGGAGTTTGTGACATCCTGCTGTGAGACTGTCCCTGGCCTGCTCACATCTAGACACCAGGCCAAGCTGGCTCTGGGGCTGAGATCACGG CTGATCTTAGAGCTGTGCAGTGGCTCAGACCCACCAGATCCAGCGGTTATCCTTACCCAGCTGGAAAGAATCCGTGGCCCCAACCCGTCCTCTGCCCTG AAAAAGGATGTGAAGATTGAAACAGCAGTGACCAACCTCCGGGACCTGGTTGAAAGCTTTCTGAAagaccccacagagagagaactattcTACAAG GTGGAGTTTCCGTCAGAGTATGGGCCTCAGTTTGACCAGGAGCTGGAGAAACTGCTGTGGGAGTTCCTGCTCCGACTGGACCAGCTTCTCCCAGTGCCCAACCTGGCTCAGACGGTGTCGTGGCTCACTGCTGCCCCTCCTGTCCTGGAGGAGTGTGCGCAGGCTGCCTCCCAACCCCAGCTCCTGAGGACCCTGCTCCAGCACCAGATCTGCCTGGGACACCTGGATTCTGCAG cttctctctctccgtgtatGGGTGACTACCtcctctcatcactctctctccctccctctggaaGAGTGCAGCAAAGCGTCAAATCAAGATCTAAGCCTGCCTCGGTTTCCACCCCAAGCCCTCTGTCTTTAACCCCATTAACTGATTACAGACAAACAAACTTGTCATTGCCCGTCGCACCTGTGATTGGCGGGATTTGCAACGAAGACCATCCAGTCATGGCTTCAGCCAATAAGAGGGCAAGAACTTTCCAGGGAGACGTTGTTATCCAATCGGTTTCAAGAGATGTGGAGGAGGACGCTGAGTCAACGGAGAGGTCAAAATATACATGTGTCAAAAGCAGAGAAGAGGAATCCGAAGAGGACGGGGAGATCATGGTCatgagaagagggaggaagaggaggagtgtgagagacagagggagtgaaagagtGCTCAGGAGAGGGCGTGGGGGGGAGTTTgttagagatggagaggaggatatgACGAgcggtagagatggagagactgagagagaccttCTTAGGGACTGTTTGGTCCAGTTGGGGATCGCAAACCTCAAGGTTCCGGAAGACCATCGCCTCTATTCTTACATCACAGCCTGTCTGCTCAACAAACCCAGGGTGCTCATCCCCCGACTGATTTCAACAGACATCCCTGCTCTTTTGAAGTCACAACCtccttcctgcagcaacaggacaccAACAGCAGGGGAAGGGAGCTTTCTATGGGGACAGAGGCCCAAGTTCACGGCGATAATGGCATGTCGGCTTCCTTCGACCTGGCAACGGAAGTTGAGTGACAGGTCATTGACCCTAGATATGGGGCTTCCAGCATCAGCTGACAAAGAGTAA
- the LOC115137971 gene encoding uncharacterized protein LOC115137971 isoform X3, with the protein MATKKSSEMDIFLSFSSLRLLAPSIRLVSAAMWKVMKQRDVMHYGTLEEFVTSCCETVPGLLTSRHQAKLALGLRSRLILELCSGSDPPDPAVILTQLERIRGPNPSSALKKDVKIETAVTNLRDLVESFLKDPTERELFYKVEFPSEYGPQFDQELEKLLWEFLLRLDQLLPVPNLAQTVSWLTAAPPVLEECAQAASQPQLLRTLLQHQICLGHLDSAASLSPCMGDYLLSSLSLPPSGRVQQSVKSRSKPASVSTPSPLSLTPLTDYRQTNLSLPVAPVIGGICNEDHPVMASANKRARTFQGDVVIQSVSRDVEEDAESTERSKYTCVKSREEESEEDGEIMVMRRGRKRRSVRDRGSERVLRRGRGGEFVRDGEEDMTSGRDGETERDLLRDCLVQLGIANLKVPEDHRLYSYITACLLNKPRVLIPRLISTDIPALLKSQPPSCSNRTPTAGEGSFLWGQRPKFTAIMACRLPSTWQRKLSDRSLTLDMGLPASADKENVHFSSNR; encoded by the exons ATGGCAACTAAGAAGTCATCTGAAATGG acatcttcctttccttctcctccCTACGCCTCCTGGCCCCTTCCATCCGGCTGGTCTCTGCTGCCATGTGGAAGGTGATGAAGCAACGAGATGTGATGCATTATGGGACGCTGGAGGAGTTTGTGACATCCTGCTGTGAGACTGTCCCTGGCCTGCTCACATCTAGACACCAGGCCAAGCTGGCTCTGGGGCTGAGATCACGG CTGATCTTAGAGCTGTGCAGTGGCTCAGACCCACCAGATCCAGCGGTTATCCTTACCCAGCTGGAAAGAATCCGTGGCCCCAACCCGTCCTCTGCCCTG AAAAAGGATGTGAAGATTGAAACAGCAGTGACCAACCTCCGGGACCTGGTTGAAAGCTTTCTGAAagaccccacagagagagaactattcTACAAG GTGGAGTTTCCGTCAGAGTATGGGCCTCAGTTTGACCAGGAGCTGGAGAAACTGCTGTGGGAGTTCCTGCTCCGACTGGACCAGCTTCTCCCAGTGCCCAACCTGGCTCAGACGGTGTCGTGGCTCACTGCTGCCCCTCCTGTCCTGGAGGAGTGTGCGCAGGCTGCCTCCCAACCCCAGCTCCTGAGGACCCTGCTCCAGCACCAGATCTGCCTGGGACACCTGGATTCTGCAG cttctctctctccgtgtatGGGTGACTACCtcctctcatcactctctctccctccctctggaaGAGTGCAGCAAAGCGTCAAATCAAGATCTAAGCCTGCCTCGGTTTCCACCCCAAGCCCTCTGTCTTTAACCCCATTAACTGATTACAGACAAACAAACTTGTCATTGCCCGTCGCACCTGTGATTGGCGGGATTTGCAACGAAGACCATCCAGTCATGGCTTCAGCCAATAAGAGGGCAAGAACTTTCCAGGGAGACGTTGTTATCCAATCGGTTTCAAGAGATGTGGAGGAGGACGCTGAGTCAACGGAGAGGTCAAAATATACATGTGTCAAAAGCAGAGAAGAGGAATCCGAAGAGGACGGGGAGATCATGGTCatgagaagagggaggaagaggaggagtgtgagagacagagggagtgaaagagtGCTCAGGAGAGGGCGTGGGGGGGAGTTTgttagagatggagaggaggatatgACGAgcggtagagatggagagactgagagagaccttCTTAGGGACTGTTTGGTCCAGTTGGGGATCGCAAACCTCAAGGTTCCGGAAGACCATCGCCTCTATTCTTACATCACAGCCTGTCTGCTCAACAAACCCAGGGTGCTCATCCCCCGACTGATTTCAACAGACATCCCTGCTCTTTTGAAGTCACAACCtccttcctgcagcaacaggacaccAACAGCAGGGGAAGGGAGCTTTCTATGGGGACAGAGGCCCAAGTTCACGGCGATAATGGCATGTCGGCTTCCTTCGACCTGGCAACGGAAGTTGAGTGACAGGTCATTGACCCTAGATATGGGGCTTCCAGCATCAGCTGACAAAGA AAATGTTCACTTCTCCAGTAACCGGTGA
- the LOC115137971 gene encoding uncharacterized protein LOC115137971 isoform X4: MWKVMKQRDVMHYGTLEEFVTSCCETVPGLLTSRHQAKLALGLRSRLILELCSGSDPPDPAVILTQLERIRGPNPSSALKKDVKIETAVTNLRDLVESFLKDPTERELFYKVEFPSEYGPQFDQELEKLLWEFLLRLDQLLPVPNLAQTVSWLTAAPPVLEECAQAASQPQLLRTLLQHQICLGHLDSAASLSPCMGDYLLSSLSLPPSGRVQQSVKSRSKPASVSTPSPLSLTPLTDYRQTNLSLPVAPVIGGICNEDHPVMASANKRARTFQGDVVIQSVSRDVEEDAESTERSKYTCVKSREEESEEDGEIMVMRRGRKRRSVRDRGSERVLRRGRGGEFVRDGEEDMTSGRDGETERDLLRDCLVQLGIANLKVPEDHRLYSYITACLLNKPRVLIPRLISTDIPALLKSQPPSCSNRTPTAGEGSFLWGQRPKFTAIMACRLPSTWQRKLSDRSLTLDMGLPASADKENVHFSSNR; this comes from the exons ATGTGGAAGGTGATGAAGCAACGAGATGTGATGCATTATGGGACGCTGGAGGAGTTTGTGACATCCTGCTGTGAGACTGTCCCTGGCCTGCTCACATCTAGACACCAGGCCAAGCTGGCTCTGGGGCTGAGATCACGG CTGATCTTAGAGCTGTGCAGTGGCTCAGACCCACCAGATCCAGCGGTTATCCTTACCCAGCTGGAAAGAATCCGTGGCCCCAACCCGTCCTCTGCCCTG AAAAAGGATGTGAAGATTGAAACAGCAGTGACCAACCTCCGGGACCTGGTTGAAAGCTTTCTGAAagaccccacagagagagaactattcTACAAG GTGGAGTTTCCGTCAGAGTATGGGCCTCAGTTTGACCAGGAGCTGGAGAAACTGCTGTGGGAGTTCCTGCTCCGACTGGACCAGCTTCTCCCAGTGCCCAACCTGGCTCAGACGGTGTCGTGGCTCACTGCTGCCCCTCCTGTCCTGGAGGAGTGTGCGCAGGCTGCCTCCCAACCCCAGCTCCTGAGGACCCTGCTCCAGCACCAGATCTGCCTGGGACACCTGGATTCTGCAG cttctctctctccgtgtatGGGTGACTACCtcctctcatcactctctctccctccctctggaaGAGTGCAGCAAAGCGTCAAATCAAGATCTAAGCCTGCCTCGGTTTCCACCCCAAGCCCTCTGTCTTTAACCCCATTAACTGATTACAGACAAACAAACTTGTCATTGCCCGTCGCACCTGTGATTGGCGGGATTTGCAACGAAGACCATCCAGTCATGGCTTCAGCCAATAAGAGGGCAAGAACTTTCCAGGGAGACGTTGTTATCCAATCGGTTTCAAGAGATGTGGAGGAGGACGCTGAGTCAACGGAGAGGTCAAAATATACATGTGTCAAAAGCAGAGAAGAGGAATCCGAAGAGGACGGGGAGATCATGGTCatgagaagagggaggaagaggaggagtgtgagagacagagggagtgaaagagtGCTCAGGAGAGGGCGTGGGGGGGAGTTTgttagagatggagaggaggatatgACGAgcggtagagatggagagactgagagagaccttCTTAGGGACTGTTTGGTCCAGTTGGGGATCGCAAACCTCAAGGTTCCGGAAGACCATCGCCTCTATTCTTACATCACAGCCTGTCTGCTCAACAAACCCAGGGTGCTCATCCCCCGACTGATTTCAACAGACATCCCTGCTCTTTTGAAGTCACAACCtccttcctgcagcaacaggacaccAACAGCAGGGGAAGGGAGCTTTCTATGGGGACAGAGGCCCAAGTTCACGGCGATAATGGCATGTCGGCTTCCTTCGACCTGGCAACGGAAGTTGAGTGACAGGTCATTGACCCTAGATATGGGGCTTCCAGCATCAGCTGACAAAGA AAATGTTCACTTCTCCAGTAACCGGTGA
- the LOC115137972 gene encoding dehydrogenase/reductase SDR family member 4-like isoform X1, whose product MLRCFVSRSLLTNPVAGQTRKMSGGSLAGSQSSLAGKVAIVTASTDGIGLAAAQALGQRGAHVVVSSRRQSNVDKAVALLQSEKIQVTGTTCNVGKSEDRERLVNMTVEHCGGIDILVSNAAVNPFFGNIMDSTAAVWDKILDVNVKAAFLMTQLVVPHMEKRGGGSVVFVSSVAGYQPMQALGPYSVSKTALLGLTRALAPELAQSHIRVNCVAPGVIKTRFSQALWQDEDVVDEFKKQLSIKRLPSTSFLGVGEPEEIGGVIAFLCSKDASYITGETITVTGGMSCRL is encoded by the exons ATGCTGAGGTGTTTTGTTAGCAGGAGCCTTTTGACCAATCCTGTCGCAGGTCAAACAAGAAAGATGTCTGGGGGCAGTCTTGCTGGGTCTCAAAGCAGTCTTGCAGGGAAGGTCGCCATAGTGACTGCCTCCACTGATGG AATTGGTCTGGCTGCAGCTCAGGCTCTCGGTCAGAGAGGGGCTCACGTTGTGGTGAGCAGCAGACGTCAGTCCAACGTGGACAAGGCCGTGGCACTACTGCAGAGTGAGAAGATACAAGTGACCGGAACGACTTGCAACGTTGGGAAAAGTGAAGACAGAGAAAGACTGGTTAACATG acagtggaacattGTGGAGGTATAGACATCCTGGTCTCGAACGCAGCAGTCAACCCTTTCTTTGGAAACATCATGGACTCCACAGCAGCAGTCTGGGATAAG ATCCTGGATGTGAATGTTAAGGCAGCCTTTCTTATGACCCAACTGGTGGTGCCTCACATggagaagagggg GGGCGGGAGTGTTGTGTTTGTGTCCTCTGTCGCCGGCTACCAGCCTATGCAG GCCCTGGGTCCTTACAGTGTGAGTAAGACGGCCCTATTAGGCCTAACCAGAGCCTTGGCCCCTGAACTGGCCCAGAGCCACATCCGTGTCAACTGTGTGGCACCCGGCGTCATCAAGACCCGCTTCAGCCAAGCA TTGTGGCAGGACGAAGACGTTGTGGACGAGTTCAAGAAGCAGCTTAGCATTAAAAGGTTGCCTTCAACTTCATTCTTAGG GGTTGGGGAGCCAGAGGAGATCGGTGGAGTGATCGCTTTCCTGTGCTCTAAGGACGCGTCCTACATCACTGGAGAGACCATCACTGTGACTGGAGGGATGAGCTGCAGGTTGTGA
- the LOC115137972 gene encoding dehydrogenase/reductase SDR family member 4-like isoform X2, which produces MLRCFVSRSLLTNPVAGQTRKMSGGSLAGSQSSLAGKVAIVTASTDGIGLAAAQALGQRGAHVVVSSRRQSNVDKAVALLQSEKIQVTGTTCNVGKSEDRERLVNMTVEHCGGIDILVSNAAVNPFFGNIMDSTAAVWDKILDVNVKAAFLMTQLVVPHMEKRGGGSVVFVSSVAGYQPMQALGPYSVSKTALLGLTRALAPELAQSHIRVNCVAPGVIKTRFSQALWQDEDVVDEFKKQLSIKRVGEPEEIGGVIAFLCSKDASYITGETITVTGGMSCRL; this is translated from the exons ATGCTGAGGTGTTTTGTTAGCAGGAGCCTTTTGACCAATCCTGTCGCAGGTCAAACAAGAAAGATGTCTGGGGGCAGTCTTGCTGGGTCTCAAAGCAGTCTTGCAGGGAAGGTCGCCATAGTGACTGCCTCCACTGATGG AATTGGTCTGGCTGCAGCTCAGGCTCTCGGTCAGAGAGGGGCTCACGTTGTGGTGAGCAGCAGACGTCAGTCCAACGTGGACAAGGCCGTGGCACTACTGCAGAGTGAGAAGATACAAGTGACCGGAACGACTTGCAACGTTGGGAAAAGTGAAGACAGAGAAAGACTGGTTAACATG acagtggaacattGTGGAGGTATAGACATCCTGGTCTCGAACGCAGCAGTCAACCCTTTCTTTGGAAACATCATGGACTCCACAGCAGCAGTCTGGGATAAG ATCCTGGATGTGAATGTTAAGGCAGCCTTTCTTATGACCCAACTGGTGGTGCCTCACATggagaagagggg GGGCGGGAGTGTTGTGTTTGTGTCCTCTGTCGCCGGCTACCAGCCTATGCAG GCCCTGGGTCCTTACAGTGTGAGTAAGACGGCCCTATTAGGCCTAACCAGAGCCTTGGCCCCTGAACTGGCCCAGAGCCACATCCGTGTCAACTGTGTGGCACCCGGCGTCATCAAGACCCGCTTCAGCCAAGCA TTGTGGCAGGACGAAGACGTTGTGGACGAGTTCAAGAAGCAGCTTAGCATTAAAAG GGTTGGGGAGCCAGAGGAGATCGGTGGAGTGATCGCTTTCCTGTGCTCTAAGGACGCGTCCTACATCACTGGAGAGACCATCACTGTGACTGGAGGGATGAGCTGCAGGTTGTGA